In Vicia villosa cultivar HV-30 ecotype Madison, WI unplaced genomic scaffold, Vvil1.0 ctg.000006F_1_1_1, whole genome shotgun sequence, one DNA window encodes the following:
- the LOC131621492 gene encoding ATP-dependent 6-phosphofructokinase 1-like encodes HIDAGFIAMYATLASRDVDCSLIPESPFYLEGSGGVLEFIEKRLREQGHMVIVIAEGAGQELILYNEKFNKNRPDAASDDLFHDVGLWLSLKIKDHFARNKKMTIYLKYIDPTYMIPAINVFCTLLAQSAVHGAMAGYTGFTVGPVNGRNCYIPFHLCCGKACHVESTYFFYDSRRSLKNLNLFHGGVADKQAGKYSGGMKRRLSVVISLIGFGDPKVVYMDESGTGLDPATRKCLWNVIRLAKQDRAIILTSILALFHGLISIILCFRYISLF; translated from the exons CATATTGATGCAGGATTTATAGCCATGTATGCGACTCTTGCGAGCCGAGATGTGGACTGTAGTTTGATTCCAGAATCACCCTTTTACCTTGAGGGATCAGGTGGAGTATTGGAGTTCATTGAGAAAAGACTAAGAGAACAAGGACATATGGTTATAGTAATAGCTGAAGGTGCAGGTCAGGAGCTAATTCTTTATAATGAAAAATTTAATAAGAATAGGCCAGATGCTGCTTCAGATGACTTGTTTCATGATGTTGGTCTTTGGTTATCTCTCAAAATTAAG GATCACTTTGCAAGAAATAAGAAAATGACTATATATCTGAAGTATATTG ATCCTACTTACATGATTCCTGCTATTAATGTGTTTTGCACCTTACTTGCTCAAAGTGCCGTTCATGGTGCAATGGCTGGATACACAGGCTTCACAGTTGGTCCAGTTAATGGCAGAAATTGTTACATTCCATTTCAT CTTTGCTGTGGGAAAGCTTGTCATGTAGAGAGCACCTACTTTTTTTATG ACAGTAGAAGATCTTTGAAGAATTTAAACCTTTTCCATGGAGGGGTTGCTGATAAACAAGCTGGAAAGTACAGTGGAGGGATGAAGAGGAGGCTTAGTGTTGTGATTTCATTGATTGGATTTGGGGACCCCAAA GTTGTTTATATGGATGAGTCGGGTACTGGATTAGACCCTGCTACAAGGAAATGTCTATGGAATGTTATCAGGCTTGCGAAACAAGATCGTGCAATCATTCTGACCAGTATTCTAGCACTTTTTCATGGACTTATTAGCATTATATTATGCTTTAGATATATTAGCCTGTTTTAG